TTTTCACAACAAATGGAAAAAAACTTTAGAGATAAAGACCTATTATTTAGATTTGGTGGCGAAGAGTTTGTTGGCATATTTCAATGCCCGCATGATGACACCATGCTGCATATAATAGATCGATTCAGAACAAGCATTGCTGATTTTCAGTTTCCGCAAGTAGGTAAAGTCACGATTAGTTGTGGCTTTACAAAAATCCACCCCTTTGACCTCTCCTCCCAAATGATCGATCGCGCAGATACTGCCCTATATCATGCAAAAAAACATGGCAGAAACGCTGTTTATCAACATGAGCAACTCGTTGCACTAGGGCTACTAGCAGCACCCCACACCAACAGCGGTGATATCGAGCTATTTTAATCAATACCCACTCAAGCGCCACCAAAATATCAACATAATGTATTAACTTGTTACAAATTGGTTACAAATTGGTTGTAATAAACCATTATTTCATAAAAATGGTTTATTTTAACCAAACATGTATCATTAGCTGATCCAGCTATTTTTAGTTTTATCAAATAAAACAGTAGCTTATTAAACAATACATTAACTGGCACAAAGCTTGCATTAAAGAGGGTTCCATAATTATTAAAGTAATAAAGGGAAATGAAACATGGGGAAACCATCAAAAAAAGTAATAGCTAGCGCCATTGCGCTTGCATTAAGCAGCAATGCTTATCATGCCATTGCTGAGGAAGCACAAGGCGAAACAATTGAAGCCGTCGTCGTTCAAGGCATTTTGCCTGATCGTTTAGAATCAGTACCAGGTTCGTTTAGTGTGATTGACGAAAAAGAATTAGATGAGCGTCGTCCATTTTCAATTCAGGAGGCATTAAATGCAACACCTGGCATTCATTTTGTGGGTGAAAACTCATTTGGTTTGGGTGTAAATATTGGTATACGCGGCTTAAATCCTCGTAGAACCTCTCGAACATTATTATTAGAAGATGGTATGCCGTTGCAATTAGGTCCCTATGGTGATCCTTCAGCGCATTTTACAACTCCACTTGAAAGAGTGCAGCGTATTGAGGTGGTAAAAGGTTCAGGTCAAATTTTATACGGACCTCAAACCGTGGGTGGTATGATCAACTTCGTCACCAAGCCAGTACCTACTGATGGTATTGCCGGCAGTGTATCGGCTATGGCAGGCAATAACGACTTCACTGGCTTACATGCCAATATCGGCATGGGTGGGGAACGTGGTGGCGTAATGATTGACGCAACTCAGAAAAAAGGTGATGGCATTCGTGATAACCATGACTTTGATATGCAAGATGTAATGATTAAAGGACAGCTCAACATTTCTGAACGTCAAACTTTAATGGCTAAAATTGGATATTATGAAGAAGACTCTAATGTCTCTGAAACAGGCTTAGGCGCAGTAGAGTATGCTGAAGATAAATTTCAGGCACCCACAGGGAACAACGATAACTTTAAATACAGACGAACATCTTTGCAGCTTCAACATGTATTTGATTTCAGTGATACTACCAAGCTAACAACAAATGCTTATTATGTAGATGCATTACGATCATCATTTAGACAAATAAATGATCCGGGTGGTTTAGGCGGTCGTTCAGTAATGGATCGCTGTACTGGCTTAGGTGTCGCTACCGAAGCAAATGCAGATCAGTGTGGTGGTCGTCACCGTCCGCGTAGTTATGATTACTTTGGCATCGAACCACGTCTAGACTTTAGTCACAATTTGTTTGGTATTCAAAGTGACGCTGTTGTAGGGTTTAGATATCATGAAGAAGGTAATAAACGCAGACAATTTCG
This region of Methylophilaceae bacterium genomic DNA includes:
- a CDS encoding TonB-dependent receptor produces the protein MGKPSKKVIASAIALALSSNAYHAIAEEAQGETIEAVVVQGILPDRLESVPGSFSVIDEKELDERRPFSIQEALNATPGIHFVGENSFGLGVNIGIRGLNPRRTSRTLLLEDGMPLQLGPYGDPSAHFTTPLERVQRIEVVKGSGQILYGPQTVGGMINFVTKPVPTDGIAGSVSAMAGNNDFTGLHANIGMGGERGGVMIDATQKKGDGIRDNHDFDMQDVMIKGQLNISERQTLMAKIGYYEEDSNVSETGLGAVEYAEDKFQAPTGNNDNFKYRRTSLQLQHVFDFSDTTKLTTNAYYVDALRSSFRQINDPGGLGGRSVMDRCTGLGVATEANADQCGGRHRPRSYDYFGIEPRLDFSHNLFGIQSDAVVGFRYHEEGNKRRQFRDGDPRAKSLNWAKANGSFREDIRIDIEAKSYYAQNTFYLNDWTVTPGLRVEDVKRTINVLQAEGDPQGFRKTNNQTIWLPGLGATWNGIANTTVFAGIHRGFAPPRPSRDIDFDTLTGPDAIGEVDAEESTNMELGIRSNYFNGVAFEATLFNIDFDELVIQETAGRFVNAGESKHTGIELAARIDFGKIYNTVHNFYLQGSYTNLFTAKFNKNTDQTTSGNRLPYAPRDLASLSFGYQHPVGLDARIGVDYVSQQFVDAANTRVETLDGQQGTIPSYTLLNATVNYKPVGSSTSYFLSAYNLADKEFLISRVDGKVAGRPRQVFGGVRYDF